One genomic segment of Rhodothermaceae bacterium includes these proteins:
- a CDS encoding IS1634 family transposase, whose product MTHAVLGLIIGRLARPASEHATYKWLCTESGLEEFLGASFARMSLKQLYRASDALMQVRDEIEDHVFEAAMTMFDLERTVTLFDLTNTYLEGDAEQIPLAKHGHSKEKRSDCRLITLAVVLDGSGFVCRSRLFEGNVFEGHPLQHMLTELNVPREAVVVMDRGVATEENVQWLRQHTYKYVVVSRERKRIFDPGDQQVLELNDHLEVYEVRAKEEVRIYCRSSQRGKKERAMIARRRERFETQLQQLHEGLSRPRTRKRLDLVRARIDRMRQRSDGIGQHYEIEVIADEEKKNAVEVKWTAQPKDNTMWTDPGTYILRSNVKEYTSEQFWRTFVLLTDLEAVFRSLKSELGLRPVFHRTQHRVEGHLFITVLAYQVVQVIRTRLRQKSVTWCWNTIRNHLSPQRRATYTQKLKEGGAVHTRVTSEPEFYQRQIYEALDIDPIPLPTVTTTV is encoded by the coding sequence ATGACCCATGCAGTCCTGGGGTTGATCATCGGGCGATTGGCAAGGCCCGCCTCCGAACATGCGACCTATAAATGGCTCTGCACCGAGAGCGGTCTGGAAGAGTTTCTGGGCGCCTCGTTTGCGCGTATGTCACTGAAGCAGTTGTACCGGGCTTCGGATGCATTGATGCAGGTTCGGGATGAGATTGAGGATCATGTATTCGAAGCGGCGATGACGATGTTTGACCTGGAGCGTACGGTGACGCTCTTCGATCTAACGAACACCTATTTGGAAGGGGATGCGGAGCAGATCCCGTTGGCGAAGCATGGGCATTCCAAAGAGAAGCGGAGTGACTGCCGTCTGATCACCCTGGCGGTGGTGTTGGACGGCAGTGGATTTGTCTGCAGATCCCGGCTCTTTGAGGGGAATGTCTTTGAGGGCCATCCGTTGCAGCACATGTTGACGGAGCTAAATGTGCCCAGGGAGGCCGTGGTTGTGATGGATCGGGGGGTTGCCACCGAAGAGAATGTGCAATGGCTTCGGCAGCATACGTACAAGTATGTGGTGGTCAGCCGAGAGCGGAAACGCATATTTGATCCGGGGGATCAGCAGGTCCTTGAGCTCAACGATCACCTGGAGGTATATGAGGTTCGGGCAAAGGAGGAGGTTCGGATCTATTGTCGTTCCTCCCAGCGGGGGAAGAAGGAGCGGGCAATGATTGCCCGTCGCCGGGAGCGATTTGAGACGCAGTTACAGCAGTTGCATGAAGGGCTATCCCGGCCGCGGACCCGGAAGCGACTGGATCTGGTTCGGGCACGGATTGATCGGATGAGGCAACGCAGTGACGGGATTGGGCAGCACTACGAGATTGAGGTGATTGCAGATGAGGAGAAAAAAAACGCCGTGGAAGTCAAGTGGACGGCCCAGCCCAAAGACAATACCATGTGGACGGATCCGGGAACGTACATATTGCGATCCAATGTGAAGGAGTATACGAGCGAACAGTTTTGGCGGACGTTTGTGCTGCTGACCGATCTAGAAGCGGTCTTCCGGTCTCTGAAAAGCGAGTTGGGATTGCGTCCGGTCTTTCACCGGACGCAACATCGCGTCGAAGGACACCTGTTTATCACCGTGCTTGCCTATCAAGTCGTACAGGTCATACGAACCCGCCTGCGGCAAAAAAGCGTGACCTGGTGCTGGAATACGATTCGCAATCATTTGTCCCCGCAACGGCGAGCAACCTACACTCAAAAACTCAAGGAAGGAGGTGCCGTGCACACGCGAGTCACCTCCGAACCCGAGTTCTATCAGCGGCAGATCTATGAAGCATTAGACATAGATCCGATCCCGTTACCCACCGTAACCACAACCGTCTGA
- the pyk gene encoding pyruvate kinase, whose translation MHRHTKIISTLGPASNNRDTIAALIEAGTDVVRLNFSHGEHEDHRKVVEFVREQAQEQGKQVAILQDLQGPRIRVGAVQDGSVTLVDGAELTLSAFNSVEDVSSEEHIYVSYDALASDLAPGGQILIDDGRLVLTVTSISGEDVHARVEVGGILKSRKGVNLPHVRTSGPALTEKDLADLEVGIDLDVDWIALSFVRNETDVVHLRKHLKAAGHRAGIIAKIEKPEAFESIDEILAVSDGIMIARGDLGIEMPMSSIPHAQKKIIHKCLLAGKPVITATQMLESMIESHTPTRAEASDVANAVLDGTDAVMLSGETAVGDHPAHVVEAMARIIRSAEEHWYALPERSRGLPEELSSIKDFQDVTDAVSLTACELAAHVGARALVCLTASGATARALARHRPQMPVYAFTDSPHVIGQVGVLWGTKAFQIPFQSDTDAGVRLVQQTLVSEGYIRSGDTIVICAGMPLPRKGRTNLVHVSYVD comes from the coding sequence ATGCACCGCCATACGAAGATCATTTCGACTTTGGGGCCTGCCTCAAATAATCGTGACACGATTGCCGCCTTGATTGAAGCAGGCACGGATGTGGTTCGGCTGAACTTTTCACACGGTGAGCATGAAGATCATCGGAAGGTTGTTGAATTCGTTCGTGAGCAAGCGCAAGAACAGGGGAAACAAGTTGCAATATTGCAGGATCTTCAGGGCCCGCGTATTCGGGTAGGGGCGGTCCAGGATGGTTCGGTAACGCTAGTCGATGGAGCGGAACTGACGCTATCTGCATTTAATTCGGTAGAGGATGTGTCGTCAGAGGAGCACATCTATGTTAGCTATGATGCACTCGCATCTGATCTGGCTCCTGGAGGACAGATCCTTATTGATGATGGTCGATTAGTGCTTACCGTCACATCGATTTCAGGGGAAGATGTTCATGCACGCGTGGAGGTGGGGGGCATTTTGAAATCACGGAAGGGAGTAAACCTCCCCCATGTACGAACGAGTGGGCCCGCATTGACTGAAAAAGATCTTGCAGACCTTGAAGTAGGGATTGATCTGGATGTTGATTGGATTGCACTGTCCTTTGTACGTAATGAAACCGATGTTGTACATCTGCGCAAACATCTGAAAGCTGCAGGCCATCGGGCAGGTATCATTGCAAAAATTGAGAAGCCCGAAGCATTTGAATCCATTGACGAAATTCTAGCGGTCAGTGATGGCATCATGATTGCACGTGGTGATCTAGGAATTGAAATGCCGATGTCGTCCATTCCCCACGCACAAAAAAAGATCATACATAAGTGTCTCTTGGCGGGTAAGCCTGTCATCACTGCGACGCAAATGCTGGAGAGCATGATTGAAAGTCATACCCCCACACGGGCAGAAGCGAGTGATGTTGCGAATGCAGTTCTCGATGGTACGGATGCGGTGATGCTGAGCGGAGAAACTGCTGTCGGTGATCATCCAGCGCATGTGGTTGAGGCAATGGCTCGGATCATTCGATCGGCAGAAGAACACTGGTATGCACTGCCGGAAAGAAGCCGTGGACTCCCGGAAGAGTTAAGCTCGATTAAAGATTTTCAGGATGTCACGGATGCGGTGAGCCTAACTGCCTGTGAACTGGCCGCGCATGTAGGCGCACGAGCACTGGTTTGTTTGACTGCATCTGGGGCGACTGCTCGTGCACTCGCTCGACATCGTCCCCAAATGCCCGTCTATGCATTTACGGATTCCCCGCATGTCATTGGGCAGGTCGGGGTATTGTGGGGTACAAAAGCTTTTCAGATTCCTTTCCAGAGTGATACGGATGCGGGAGTCAGGCTGGTTCAGCAAACGTTAGTCAGTGAAGGGTATATCAGGAGTGGGGATACCATTGTGATTTGTGCTGGTATGCCACTTCCCCGGAAAGGACGCACGAACCTAGTTCATGTGAGCTATGTAGATTGA
- a CDS encoding tetratricopeptide repeat protein, with protein sequence MMRNTPAALFCMLLFLAGCSSTSFFGSRFNDFSAYYNKYYNAQRSLSEGIRGFEDRMRVQPIDQDIFLPLFGHGDQASMQRKPFEDAVTKSADILRKHPNSKWVDNAIMTIGKAWFFTNNFVGAEEKFNDILELDSPLRDEANFWLARTLIASGVYEEAFTHLQAVLSAEDLSSRWAPYYQLALAELHVQNENWEEAAVELEAGLSTIRDRDLAARAQFLEGQVLEQLGRYTDAVAAFERVQRHKPFYELSYAAQFSAVRVLSDHVDPDEAMRRLRRMERDDKNYEHRAQLAYLRGRVLTEQGRYSEALEEYDELLYDPTAGGSQVRGRVHYALGTFYRDVFSDYPYAAAHFDTAAGAIQAPGSRQQPGRAITIPPKPSPGAITDSDDQARIFGSFSEVLDRIVLMDSLLYLGTLDDSSFAAVVTELRKRRAEEIEEMQREMRQRQSESAFRGGGVIIEDDYGFGAEVLVAGSEGEAGFLYHKDEVRMLQARQDFLSIWGERPLAPNWRRIAAIEAAQAEERTEDSDEDTREQYSVGRVMPTVDVSAVPRTQEKFDAMLTDRANARYELANVLFLSMNRPDSASVWYRMVIEEDKDELVVQRAYYALAEVQRTLGDTLAANRLYEIIISDYPESDLADQAYTRLGRSIPDRASADSLAMAETAYKNSQAQWQQGVSEEVINDLFELGLEWTTTPVAPRALYAAGRAYLEWAAKDSVDVLGTMPVSTSTTRLEAAGFYPRMDSTATAEDSLLTLPMLLRYIRSNYSNSLQADRANLMLVALQEDQRRRRVIADSLAARELAVADSLQRVADSLALQQLIPTDSLILTLDSDSLAQVDSLNMVSEVGADSSHVGALDSMAVAPEEGNVSDLQQAGIVSSDEVEAAVEQDAETEQEAVQEPLNEEGSSSLEVTSDPGLGNIDWSLGGYTIHLISYEDHEMAKAFVINFGRSLQDVQQALDIYGAEVQGGIEFRVGLGLFNTVREAESVIQQLSGRIPGDARISRIQGTQQ encoded by the coding sequence ATGATGCGCAATACCCCTGCGGCTCTTTTCTGTATGTTGCTATTCCTTGCTGGATGCAGCAGCACATCGTTCTTTGGATCCAGATTTAACGACTTTTCTGCGTACTACAACAAGTACTACAACGCGCAGCGTTCCCTCTCCGAGGGGATCCGGGGCTTTGAGGACAGGATGAGGGTTCAACCGATCGATCAGGATATATTCCTGCCTCTTTTTGGGCATGGTGATCAGGCATCCATGCAGCGGAAGCCGTTTGAAGATGCAGTAACCAAGAGTGCGGATATCCTCCGCAAGCACCCCAATTCAAAGTGGGTTGACAATGCAATCATGACGATTGGAAAAGCATGGTTTTTCACCAATAACTTTGTTGGAGCGGAAGAAAAGTTCAATGATATTCTGGAGTTGGACTCTCCCCTTAGGGATGAGGCGAATTTCTGGCTGGCTCGAACCCTGATTGCCAGTGGTGTTTACGAGGAAGCATTTACTCATTTACAGGCGGTTCTGAGTGCGGAAGACCTTTCAAGCCGTTGGGCACCTTACTATCAGTTGGCACTGGCTGAACTGCATGTGCAGAATGAGAACTGGGAGGAAGCTGCTGTGGAACTGGAGGCAGGGCTATCCACTATTCGTGACAGAGATCTGGCCGCTAGAGCTCAGTTTCTGGAGGGGCAGGTGCTGGAGCAACTGGGGCGATATACGGATGCGGTTGCTGCATTTGAGCGGGTACAGCGTCATAAGCCGTTTTATGAGCTTTCGTATGCAGCACAGTTCAGTGCTGTACGGGTCCTTTCTGATCATGTTGATCCAGATGAGGCAATGAGGAGGCTGCGGCGCATGGAGCGCGATGACAAGAATTATGAACATCGGGCACAACTGGCATACCTGCGGGGGCGTGTCCTGACTGAACAAGGTCGATATAGTGAGGCGCTTGAGGAGTATGATGAATTGCTCTATGATCCTACCGCTGGTGGAAGCCAGGTACGCGGACGGGTGCATTATGCACTCGGTACATTTTACAGGGATGTGTTTTCAGACTATCCCTATGCAGCAGCGCACTTTGATACAGCAGCCGGAGCCATCCAAGCACCTGGCAGCAGGCAGCAACCAGGTAGGGCAATCACGATCCCTCCCAAACCCTCACCGGGTGCGATTACTGACAGTGATGATCAGGCCCGGATATTTGGGAGCTTCTCCGAAGTACTCGACAGAATCGTATTAATGGACTCGCTGCTGTATCTCGGAACCCTGGATGACAGCAGCTTTGCAGCGGTTGTTACGGAGTTGCGCAAGCGCCGGGCAGAAGAAATCGAAGAGATGCAACGTGAAATGCGCCAGCGTCAGTCTGAATCCGCTTTTCGAGGTGGTGGAGTAATTATAGAAGATGACTACGGATTCGGGGCCGAAGTACTCGTTGCCGGATCGGAAGGGGAGGCAGGGTTTCTCTACCACAAGGATGAAGTGCGGATGTTGCAGGCCCGTCAAGATTTTCTGTCCATTTGGGGTGAGCGGCCATTGGCACCGAACTGGCGTCGTATTGCAGCGATTGAGGCGGCACAGGCGGAAGAAAGAACGGAGGATTCAGACGAGGATACCAGAGAACAGTACAGTGTAGGAAGGGTCATGCCGACAGTGGATGTGTCGGCGGTGCCGAGAACCCAGGAAAAATTCGACGCAATGCTGACGGATCGGGCAAATGCGAGATATGAATTGGCGAATGTACTCTTTCTGTCCATGAATCGGCCTGACTCGGCATCCGTGTGGTACCGAATGGTGATTGAAGAGGACAAGGACGAGTTGGTCGTGCAGCGGGCCTATTACGCTCTGGCGGAAGTCCAAAGGACGTTGGGAGATACCTTAGCAGCGAATCGCCTCTACGAAATTATTATCTCGGACTATCCGGAATCGGATCTCGCCGATCAGGCCTATACCCGTTTAGGGCGTTCGATTCCTGATCGTGCGTCTGCAGACTCTTTAGCGATGGCAGAAACGGCATACAAGAATTCTCAGGCTCAATGGCAACAAGGAGTCAGTGAAGAGGTCATCAACGATCTGTTTGAACTTGGTCTCGAATGGACCACGACTCCCGTAGCTCCGAGGGCACTGTACGCAGCAGGTAGAGCCTACCTTGAGTGGGCCGCCAAAGACAGTGTAGATGTGCTGGGTACGATGCCGGTTTCTACGAGTACGACACGACTGGAAGCTGCCGGGTTCTACCCGCGCATGGATTCCACGGCAACGGCAGAGGATAGCCTATTGACCCTGCCGATGCTCCTCAGATATATTCGATCCAATTATTCAAATTCTCTTCAGGCGGATCGCGCCAATCTCATGTTGGTGGCGCTGCAAGAGGACCAGAGGCGGCGCCGAGTCATTGCAGATTCCTTGGCAGCCCGTGAATTGGCGGTTGCTGATTCACTGCAGCGTGTTGCCGATTCACTGGCTCTGCAGCAACTAATCCCCACTGATTCACTCATACTAACGTTGGATAGTGATTCACTTGCACAGGTAGACTCTTTGAACATGGTGAGCGAAGTCGGTGCCGACTCGTCGCACGTAGGTGCTCTGGATTCCATGGCAGTCGCCCCTGAGGAGGGCAATGTCTCTGATTTACAGCAGGCGGGGATTGTATCGAGTGACGAGGTTGAGGCAGCGGTTGAACAGGACGCAGAAACAGAGCAAGAAGCTGTCCAGGAACCATTGAATGAGGAGGGATCTTCAAGTCTGGAGGTGACCAGTGATCCAGGCTTAGGGAATATTGACTGGTCCCTAGGGGGATATACGATTCATTTGATTTCCTACGAAGATCACGAAATGGCCAAGGCATTCGTTATAAATTTTGGCCGCTCACTTCAGGATGTCCAGCAAGCACTCGACATTTATGGGGCAGAAGTGCAAGGCGGGATCGAATTCAGAGTTGGCCTCGGACTGTTCAATACGGTTCGGGAAGCGGAGTCCGTGATACAACAATTGAGTGGGCGAATTCCAGGTGATGCACGGATCTCCCGGATACAGGGTACACAACAATAG